Proteins from a genomic interval of Mycolicibacterium grossiae:
- a CDS encoding succinate dehydrogenase hydrophobic membrane anchor subunit: MQRTFDRPAGLDNPRAPRRRSAMPNFEKYAWLFMRFSGLVLVFLALGHLFIGLMWDGGVYRIDFNYVAQRWASPFWQTWDLLLLWLAQLHGANGLRTIIADYTRKDSTKFWLNLLLALTTVFTLVLGTYVLVTFDANI; this comes from the coding sequence ATGCAGCGCACCTTCGACCGACCCGCCGGCCTGGACAATCCGCGTGCGCCGCGGCGCCGCTCGGCGATGCCGAACTTCGAGAAGTACGCCTGGCTGTTCATGCGGTTCTCCGGCCTGGTGCTGGTGTTCCTCGCGCTGGGCCACCTCTTCATCGGCCTGATGTGGGACGGCGGCGTGTACCGCATCGACTTCAACTACGTAGCACAGCGCTGGGCGTCGCCGTTCTGGCAGACCTGGGACCTGCTGCTGCTGTGGCTCGCGCAGTTGCACGGCGCCAACGGCCTGCGGACGATCATCGCCGACTACACGCGCAAGGACTCGACCAAGTTCTGGCTGAACCTGCTGCTCGCGCTGACGACGGTCTTCACGCTGGTGCTCGGCACCTACGTGCTCGTGACCTTCGACGCCAACATCTAA
- the sdhC gene encoding succinate dehydrogenase, cytochrome b556 subunit: MSTATAADSAVPAPRSSPPRRRTLYRGDPAMWSWVLHRISGATIFFFLFVHVLDTALVRVSPEAFNTIMDTYKTPVIGLMEMGLVAAVLYHALNGIRIILIDFWKDGPRYQRQMLWVVAGVFIVVLIASLGVIGMHMAERFL, from the coding sequence GTGAGTACAGCGACAGCCGCGGATTCGGCCGTCCCCGCCCCGCGCTCGTCCCCACCGCGCCGCCGCACGCTCTACCGCGGCGATCCCGCCATGTGGTCGTGGGTCCTGCACCGCATCTCCGGCGCCACGATCTTCTTCTTCCTGTTCGTGCACGTCCTCGACACCGCGCTGGTGCGGGTAAGCCCCGAGGCGTTCAACACGATCATGGACACGTACAAGACGCCGGTGATCGGCCTCATGGAGATGGGGTTGGTCGCGGCGGTCCTGTACCACGCCCTCAACGGCATCCGGATCATCCTCATCGACTTCTGGAAGGACGGTCCGCGGTATCAGCGTCAGATGCTCTGGGTCGTCGCCGGAGTCTTCATCGTCGTCCTGATCGCGTCGCTCGGCGTGATCGGCATGCACATGGCGGAGCGTTTCCTGTGA
- a CDS encoding cytidine deaminase: MADAAAAIDWELLRRKAIEVARYAYAPYSGYPVGAAAFTDGGNVVAGCNVENVSYGLGLCAECAVVSALHSTGGGRLLGLACVAADGAPLMPCGRCRQLLLEHGGPDLLIDHPAGPRPLRELLPDAFGPDDLARAPGAGTQ, translated from the coding sequence ATGGCTGACGCGGCGGCCGCCATCGACTGGGAACTGTTGCGGCGCAAGGCAATCGAGGTAGCCAGGTACGCCTACGCCCCGTACTCCGGCTACCCGGTGGGTGCCGCGGCGTTCACCGATGGGGGGAACGTCGTCGCCGGATGCAATGTGGAGAATGTCTCATACGGTTTGGGTCTGTGCGCCGAGTGCGCGGTGGTCTCCGCGCTGCATTCCACCGGCGGCGGACGGCTGCTGGGCCTGGCGTGCGTGGCCGCCGACGGGGCCCCGCTGATGCCCTGCGGACGCTGCCGGCAACTGCTGCTCGAGCACGGCGGGCCGGACCTGCTAATCGACCATCCGGCAGGGCCGCGACCGCTGCGCGAGCTGCTGCCCGACGCGTTCGGTCCGGACGACCTCGCCCGCGCACCCGGGGCCGGAACGCAGTGA
- a CDS encoding thymidine phosphorylase, whose amino-acid sequence MTQFTFDAPSVIRTKRDGGVLSDAAIDWVIDGYTHGRVHDAQMSALLMAIFLRGMTGAEITRWTAAMIGSGVRFDFTDLRRDGRPLRLVDKHSTGGVGDKITIPLVPVVMACGAAVPQAAGRGLGHTGGTLDKLEAIPGFTAELSKDRIRQQLQDIGAAVFAAGDLAPADRKIYALRDVTGTTESLPLIASSVMSKKLAEGARALVLDTKVGRGAFLPTEDEARRLARTMVDLGNDYGVPTVALLTDMDRPLGRAVGNAVEVAESLDVLAGGGPDDVVELTLALARAMLEAAGVDGVDPADTLADGRAMDAFRSLVAAQGGDLTRPLPTAAHVETITAPRGGTMGDIDAMAVGLAVWRLGAGRSAPGEQVQFGAGLTMHRRPGEPVAAGEPLFTLATDTPERMAGAIAELDGGWSVVDRAPDVGPLVLDEIR is encoded by the coding sequence GTGACCCAGTTCACATTCGACGCTCCCTCGGTTATCCGCACGAAGCGCGACGGCGGGGTGCTGTCCGACGCGGCGATCGACTGGGTGATCGACGGCTACACCCACGGCCGCGTGCACGACGCACAGATGTCGGCGCTGCTGATGGCGATCTTCCTGCGCGGCATGACCGGCGCGGAGATCACCCGCTGGACCGCCGCGATGATCGGCTCCGGCGTGCGATTCGACTTCACCGACCTACGCCGCGACGGCAGACCGCTGCGGCTGGTCGACAAGCACTCCACCGGCGGGGTGGGCGACAAGATCACCATTCCGCTGGTGCCGGTCGTCATGGCGTGCGGGGCGGCGGTCCCGCAGGCGGCCGGACGCGGCCTCGGACACACCGGCGGCACGCTCGACAAGCTGGAGGCCATCCCGGGCTTCACCGCCGAGCTGTCGAAAGACCGCATCCGGCAACAGCTTCAGGACATCGGCGCGGCGGTGTTCGCCGCAGGTGACCTCGCGCCGGCCGACCGCAAGATCTACGCGCTGCGCGACGTCACCGGCACCACCGAGTCGCTGCCGCTGATCGCGAGTTCGGTGATGAGCAAGAAGCTCGCCGAGGGGGCGCGGGCCCTGGTGCTCGACACCAAGGTGGGTCGCGGCGCGTTCCTCCCGACCGAGGACGAGGCGCGTCGGCTGGCGCGCACGATGGTCGACCTCGGCAACGACTACGGCGTCCCGACCGTGGCGCTGCTGACCGACATGGACCGTCCGCTGGGCCGGGCGGTCGGCAACGCCGTGGAGGTCGCCGAGTCGCTCGACGTCCTCGCCGGCGGTGGGCCGGACGACGTCGTCGAGCTGACCCTCGCGCTGGCCCGCGCCATGCTCGAGGCCGCCGGCGTGGACGGGGTCGACCCGGCCGACACGCTGGCCGACGGGCGCGCCATGGACGCCTTCCGCAGCCTGGTCGCCGCCCAGGGCGGCGACCTCACCCGACCGCTGCCGACGGCAGCGCACGTCGAGACCATCACGGCGCCGCGCGGTGGCACGATGGGGGACATCGACGCGATGGCGGTGGGTCTGGCGGTCTGGCGGCTCGGGGCGGGCCGCTCGGCGCCGGGCGAACAGGTGCAGTTCGGGGCCGGGCTCACCATGCACCGCCGCCCGGGCGAACCGGTCGCGGCGGGCGAGCCGCTGTTCACCCTGGCCACCGACACCCCCGAGCGCATGGCCGGCGCGATCGCCGAACTGGACGGCGGCTGGTCGGTGGTCGACCGCGCACCCGACGTCGGACCACTGGTCCTCGACGAGATCCGCTGA
- a CDS encoding adenosine deaminase has protein sequence MTTPLTLESIRKAPKALLHDHLDGGLRPGTVLDLAAETGYDELPATDVEALATWFKTQAHSGSLVRYLEPFAHTVAVMQTPEALHRVARECAEDLAADSVVYAEVRFAPELHIDGGLSLDAVVDAVLAGFADGEASAAADGRPIVVRCLVTAMRHAARSREIAELAVRFRDRGVVGFDIAGAEAGYPPTRHLDAFEYMRGNNARFTIHAGEAFGLPSIHEAIAFCGADRLGHGVRIVDDVHRAPDGSVELGRLASLLRDKRIPLEMCPSSNVQTGAAPSIEGHPFDLLARLRFRVTVNTDNRLMSDTTMSHEMLHLVNAFGYGWSDLQRFTINAMKSAFIPFDQRLSIIDDVIKPRYAVLVG, from the coding sequence GTGACCACACCGTTGACCCTGGAGTCCATCCGCAAGGCGCCCAAGGCGCTGCTGCACGATCACCTCGACGGCGGCCTGCGCCCCGGCACCGTCCTCGACCTCGCGGCCGAGACCGGGTACGACGAGCTGCCCGCCACCGACGTCGAGGCGCTCGCGACCTGGTTCAAGACGCAGGCCCACAGCGGGTCGCTGGTCCGCTACCTGGAGCCCTTCGCGCACACCGTGGCGGTCATGCAGACCCCGGAGGCGCTGCACCGCGTGGCGCGCGAGTGCGCCGAGGACCTGGCCGCCGACTCGGTGGTGTACGCCGAGGTCCGCTTCGCGCCCGAACTGCACATCGACGGTGGGCTGTCGCTGGACGCCGTCGTCGACGCCGTGCTGGCCGGGTTCGCCGACGGGGAGGCTTCCGCGGCCGCCGACGGCAGGCCGATCGTGGTGCGCTGCCTGGTGACCGCGATGCGGCACGCCGCGCGCTCCCGTGAGATCGCCGAGCTGGCCGTCCGCTTCCGGGATCGGGGAGTCGTCGGCTTCGACATCGCCGGCGCCGAGGCGGGTTACCCGCCCACGCGGCACCTCGACGCCTTCGAGTACATGCGCGGCAACAACGCGCGCTTCACCATCCACGCCGGCGAGGCCTTCGGTCTGCCGTCGATCCACGAGGCGATCGCCTTCTGCGGCGCCGACCGGCTGGGCCACGGCGTGCGCATCGTCGACGACGTCCACCGCGCGCCGGACGGCTCGGTCGAACTGGGCCGGCTGGCATCGCTGTTGCGGGACAAGCGGATTCCGCTGGAGATGTGCCCGAGCAGCAACGTGCAGACCGGCGCGGCGCCCAGCATCGAGGGCCACCCCTTCGACCTTCTGGCCCGGCTGCGGTTCCGCGTCACGGTGAACACCGACAACCGCCTGATGAGCGACACCACGATGAGCCACGAGATGCTGCACCTGGTGAACGCCTTCGGCTACGGGTGGAGCGACCTGCAGCGGTTCACGATCAACGCGATGAAGTCGGCCTTCATCCCGTTCGACCAGCGGCTGTCGATCATCGACGACGTCATCAAGCCGCGCTACGCCGTGCTGGTCGGCTGA
- a CDS encoding PucR family transcriptional regulator — protein MVYRLADLVDTPHLRLEVRAGGAGLDRPVSWAQTSDLEEPWSWLAGGELLMKNGQTLPESARGQSALIRGLAEKGICGVVIGLDAATPDLTATAVALAERLAFPVLTAPYSVGFAAIGRAVAAGAGADDTRRIAVTERVYQVIRQSVGGTGAGDALGQLGRDVDCRLAVLDAATGESVLEASAQIPGALRAALTDEIAGRRGAVPGVLHVAADDTRALAVEVPDEEPTVLLAYDFRATPPDVVQLQHLASAVAVLLAQQNVRREHDRRIGAELLASLCDGRLTGPDARRALADRDLPPASCVLVAAAGASPAAERHLHVSLGRRQVAHLLLRRGSVLYALIPCGDGPLAALRHRLGTSAAIGVSDVLDHPRRGPAAAREAGWAMRAAESVPDRTARYADVTMLSMLRDTDEAQVVVDRVLGRLLAYDAARSSDMVRTLDAYLRCDRSWLRTAEALGVHRQTVVYRIGRIEEITGRRITDSAAIAEFWLALRARDLLAPR, from the coding sequence GTGGTCTACCGTCTCGCCGACCTGGTCGATACGCCGCATCTGCGACTCGAGGTGCGCGCGGGCGGCGCGGGACTCGACCGGCCCGTGTCCTGGGCGCAGACCTCCGACCTGGAGGAGCCGTGGTCCTGGCTGGCCGGCGGTGAGCTGCTGATGAAGAACGGGCAGACGCTGCCGGAGTCGGCGCGCGGGCAGAGCGCGCTGATCCGCGGGCTGGCCGAGAAGGGCATCTGCGGCGTGGTCATCGGGCTGGACGCCGCGACCCCCGACCTGACCGCCACTGCCGTCGCCCTCGCCGAACGCCTCGCCTTCCCGGTGCTGACGGCGCCGTACTCGGTGGGGTTCGCGGCGATCGGCCGTGCCGTCGCCGCCGGCGCCGGGGCGGACGACACCCGCCGCATCGCGGTGACCGAGCGCGTCTACCAGGTGATCCGGCAGTCGGTCGGCGGCACGGGCGCAGGCGACGCGCTCGGTCAGCTGGGCCGCGACGTCGACTGCCGGCTCGCGGTGCTCGACGCCGCCACCGGGGAGTCCGTGCTGGAAGCGTCGGCGCAAATCCCCGGGGCGCTGCGCGCGGCGTTGACCGACGAGATCGCGGGACGGCGCGGTGCGGTGCCCGGCGTCCTGCACGTCGCCGCCGACGACACCCGCGCGCTCGCCGTCGAGGTTCCCGACGAGGAGCCGACGGTGTTGCTGGCGTACGACTTTCGGGCAACGCCGCCGGACGTCGTGCAGCTGCAGCACCTCGCCTCGGCGGTCGCCGTGCTGCTCGCGCAGCAGAACGTCCGTCGCGAGCACGACCGCCGCATCGGTGCCGAACTGCTCGCCTCACTGTGCGACGGCCGGCTCACCGGTCCCGACGCGCGCCGGGCGCTCGCCGACCGCGACCTGCCACCGGCGTCCTGCGTGCTGGTGGCCGCGGCCGGCGCGTCGCCCGCCGCGGAGCGTCATCTGCACGTCAGCCTGGGCCGCCGGCAGGTGGCGCATCTGCTGCTGCGCCGCGGCTCGGTGCTGTACGCGCTCATCCCGTGCGGCGACGGGCCGCTGGCCGCGCTGCGCCACCGACTCGGGACGTCCGCCGCCATCGGGGTCAGCGACGTCCTGGACCATCCACGCCGCGGTCCCGCGGCCGCGCGCGAGGCGGGCTGGGCGATGCGCGCCGCCGAGAGCGTCCCGGACCGCACCGCGCGCTACGCCGACGTCACGATGCTGTCGATGCTCCGCGACACCGACGAGGCGCAGGTGGTGGTCGACCGGGTGCTGGGCCGGCTGCTGGCCTACGACGCCGCGCGCTCCAGCGACATGGTCCGCACGCTGGATGCCTACCTGCGCTGTGACCGGTCCTGGCTGCGCACGGCCGAGGCGCTCGGCGTGCACCGGCAGACCGTCGTCTACCGGATCGGGCGGATCGAGGAGATCACCGGCCGCCGCATCACCGACAGCGCCGCCATCGCGGAGTTCTGGCTCGCGTTGCGGGCACGCGACCTGCTGGCGCCGCGCTGA
- a CDS encoding APC family permease, whose product MTDPPAAVPDAPPRLSRGFTFRSALSLAFADVSPIAAVYAIFTLGLFAAGPKFFWAFPIVLLGQLLVAAVFGELASRWPYAGSVYQWSRHVRGTTAGWVAAWAYMWGLTIALGTLSYAASGFLLQIFGVVEPSRWQTASVAILIIALGTVVNMVGRRVLKIMVVASITCEIIGSVGLGIVLLAFYRENPFSALFSNAGIPDAASWTSGPMLLAIAFVGWSFLGFEAAGSVAEEVEDPERNVPKAIILGLLLVGIVVMFSSAALILAIPNLDEVVAAQTGDVVAETLTVHLGAGITKPLLAMFVIGFISSFLAVQAAVSRCIWGAARDRSLPGSTLLGGLAGPERLPVNAIGLTALVAIVFILLAGSEFYNVLVNFNIIGFYIAFGVPVIGAAIARLTGKWKPGPFTLGRWGAPVTYVASLWIVFETVNVAWPRTQPGQPWYINWASVLTTVVLAVVGAVIYLTVRRNITAPIGERLAAEDAHPADVALPER is encoded by the coding sequence ATGACCGATCCCCCCGCCGCCGTACCGGATGCGCCGCCGCGCCTGTCCCGCGGCTTCACGTTCCGGTCGGCACTGTCGCTGGCGTTCGCCGACGTGTCACCCATCGCGGCGGTCTACGCGATCTTCACGCTCGGATTGTTCGCGGCCGGACCGAAGTTCTTCTGGGCCTTCCCGATCGTGCTGCTCGGCCAGCTGCTCGTCGCGGCGGTGTTCGGCGAGCTGGCGTCGCGCTGGCCGTACGCGGGCAGCGTGTACCAGTGGTCGCGTCACGTCCGCGGAACCACCGCGGGCTGGGTGGCCGCGTGGGCGTACATGTGGGGACTGACGATCGCGTTGGGCACGCTGTCCTACGCCGCGAGCGGGTTCCTGCTGCAGATCTTCGGCGTCGTCGAGCCGTCGCGGTGGCAGACCGCCAGCGTGGCCATCCTCATCATCGCGCTCGGCACCGTGGTCAACATGGTGGGCCGGCGCGTGCTAAAGATCATGGTCGTCGCCAGCATCACCTGCGAGATCATCGGTTCGGTCGGCCTGGGCATCGTGCTGCTGGCGTTCTACCGGGAGAACCCGTTCTCGGCGCTGTTCTCCAACGCCGGCATCCCCGACGCGGCGTCGTGGACGTCCGGCCCGATGCTGCTGGCCATCGCCTTCGTCGGGTGGTCGTTCCTCGGCTTCGAGGCCGCCGGATCGGTGGCCGAGGAGGTCGAGGACCCGGAGCGCAACGTCCCCAAGGCGATCATCCTCGGGCTGCTGCTCGTCGGGATCGTCGTGATGTTCTCCAGCGCGGCGCTGATCCTCGCCATCCCGAACCTCGACGAGGTGGTGGCCGCCCAGACCGGTGACGTCGTCGCCGAGACGCTCACGGTGCACCTCGGTGCCGGCATCACCAAGCCGCTGCTGGCGATGTTCGTCATCGGTTTCATCTCCAGCTTCCTGGCCGTGCAGGCCGCCGTCTCGCGGTGCATCTGGGGTGCGGCGCGCGACCGCAGCCTGCCGGGCTCCACGCTGCTCGGCGGCCTCGCCGGCCCGGAACGCCTGCCGGTCAACGCCATCGGCCTCACCGCCCTGGTCGCGATCGTCTTCATCCTGCTGGCGGGCAGCGAGTTCTACAACGTGCTGGTGAACTTCAACATCATCGGGTTCTACATCGCCTTCGGCGTCCCCGTGATCGGCGCGGCGATCGCGCGGCTCACCGGAAAATGGAAGCCTGGGCCGTTCACGCTCGGCCGCTGGGGCGCGCCCGTCACCTACGTGGCGTCGCTGTGGATCGTGTTCGAGACGGTCAACGTCGCCTGGCCGCGGACCCAGCCCGGACAGCCCTGGTACATCAACTGGGCGAGCGTGCTGACCACCGTGGTGCTCGCCGTCGTCGGGGCCGTCATCTACCTGACGGTGCGGCGCAACATCACCGCGCCCATCGGCGAGCGCCTCGCGGCCGAGGACGCGCACCCCGCCGACGTCGCGCTGCCGGAGCGTTGA
- a CDS encoding SDR family NAD(P)-dependent oxidoreductase, which yields MAGTVVVTGAASGIGSAVAELLRAEGWTVAGVDLAEQADYVADVSDPAAVRAAFDRIVADAGRVDAVVSAAGHYDMTPVSEISAEALRRMVRVHLGGLRNTARCALPSMLERGTGAVVAVTSELAIGGGDGDAHYAAAKGAVIGLVRSLAAEVAGRGVRVNAVAPGPTDTPMLAADSPWRAPEYLATLPNRRLTRPDEIARVVSFLLDADAAYCTGEVISPNGGAVI from the coding sequence ATGGCGGGCACCGTCGTGGTGACCGGCGCAGCCTCGGGCATCGGCAGCGCCGTCGCGGAGCTGCTGCGCGCCGAGGGCTGGACCGTCGCGGGCGTCGACCTCGCCGAGCAGGCCGACTACGTGGCCGACGTCTCCGACCCCGCTGCGGTGCGGGCGGCGTTCGACCGGATCGTCGCCGACGCCGGCCGCGTCGACGCGGTGGTCTCGGCGGCCGGGCACTACGACATGACGCCGGTGTCCGAGATCTCCGCCGAGGCCCTGCGCCGGATGGTCCGCGTCCACCTCGGCGGACTGCGCAACACCGCCCGGTGCGCGCTGCCGTCGATGCTGGAACGTGGCACCGGTGCCGTGGTCGCGGTGACGTCGGAACTCGCGATCGGTGGCGGCGACGGCGACGCGCACTACGCGGCGGCCAAGGGTGCGGTCATCGGGCTGGTCCGCAGCCTCGCCGCCGAGGTGGCCGGGCGCGGCGTACGCGTCAACGCCGTGGCGCCCGGCCCGACCGACACGCCGATGCTGGCGGCCGACTCGCCCTGGCGCGCACCGGAATACCTCGCGACCCTGCCGAACCGGCGCCTCACCCGGCCCGACGAGATCGCCCGCGTGGTGAGCTTCCTGCTCGACGCCGACGCCGCCTACTGCACCGGAGAAGTCATCTCGCCCAACGGCGGGGCGGTGATCTGA
- a CDS encoding SDR family NAD(P)-dependent oxidoreductase: MGPLHGRRALVTGAAQGIGAAIARRLAADGAAVVVNDVADGEALAEVAAAVGGRAVGGDLCDPAVVAALADEERTGGPVDVLVCNAAYMTMAPMVADDEDDWWRVVDTNLVATFLLIQALLPGMRRVGGGNVVVIASEWGVTGWPGATAYAASKAGLIALTKTLGRELAREHVTVNAIAPGVVDTPQLRVDADAAGTTLEEIRRRYARDIPAGRIGRPEEVAAAAALLARNDVGALVGQTLQINGGSTRCRV, from the coding sequence ATGGGTCCGCTGCACGGCAGGCGCGCGCTGGTCACCGGTGCCGCACAGGGCATCGGGGCGGCGATCGCCCGGCGGCTCGCCGCCGACGGCGCCGCGGTGGTCGTCAACGACGTCGCCGACGGCGAGGCGCTCGCCGAGGTGGCCGCCGCGGTCGGCGGCCGCGCGGTGGGTGGCGACCTGTGCGACCCCGCCGTGGTCGCGGCACTCGCCGACGAGGAGCGCACCGGTGGGCCCGTCGACGTGCTGGTCTGCAACGCGGCCTACATGACGATGGCGCCGATGGTGGCCGACGACGAGGACGACTGGTGGCGCGTGGTCGACACCAACCTCGTCGCGACGTTCCTGCTGATCCAGGCCCTGCTGCCGGGCATGCGCCGCGTCGGAGGCGGCAACGTCGTCGTGATCGCCTCGGAGTGGGGCGTCACCGGCTGGCCCGGTGCGACGGCGTACGCGGCGTCGAAGGCCGGCCTGATCGCGCTGACGAAGACCCTCGGGCGCGAACTGGCGCGCGAGCACGTCACCGTCAACGCGATCGCCCCCGGTGTCGTCGACACCCCGCAGCTTCGGGTCGATGCCGATGCCGCCGGAACCACGCTGGAGGAGATCCGGCGCCGCTACGCGCGAGACATCCCGGCCGGCCGCATCGGTCGCCCGGAGGAGGTCGCCGCCGCCGCAGCGCTTCTCGCGCGCAACGACGTCGGCGCACTGGTGGGTCAGACACTGCAGATCAACGGAGGTTCGACACGGTGCCGGGTATGA
- the speB gene encoding agmatinase produces the protein MSDAIVGQVDGQEVPRYAGLTTFARLPRREDVPRCDVAVVGIPFDTGVTYRPGARFGPSHIRQASRLLRPYNPELRVSPFAHQQVVDAGDMVANPFDIGVAVDQIDAQATELIDAGAKLVTMGGDHTIAYPLLRAHRRRYGPVALLHFDAHLDTWDTYFDTPVTHGTPFRRAAEEGLFVPGHSAHVGIRGSLYSPADLDDDAGMGFTVVHCAEFERTSTDAVIERLRAQVGDRPLYVSVDIDVLDPAHAPATGTPEAGGMTSRELLAILRGLDGTNLVGADVVEVSPAYDHAEITGVAAANLVYEFVSLLARGAAR, from the coding sequence ATGAGTGACGCGATCGTCGGGCAGGTCGACGGCCAGGAGGTGCCGCGCTATGCGGGGCTCACCACCTTCGCCCGGCTGCCGCGGCGCGAGGACGTGCCGCGCTGCGACGTCGCGGTCGTCGGCATCCCCTTCGACACCGGGGTCACCTACCGGCCGGGGGCGCGGTTCGGGCCGTCGCACATCCGGCAGGCGTCGCGGCTGCTGCGCCCGTACAACCCGGAACTGCGGGTGTCACCGTTCGCGCATCAGCAGGTCGTGGACGCGGGCGACATGGTGGCCAACCCGTTCGACATCGGCGTGGCCGTCGACCAAATCGACGCGCAGGCAACCGAACTCATCGACGCCGGGGCGAAGCTGGTGACGATGGGCGGCGACCACACCATCGCCTACCCGCTGCTGCGGGCGCACCGGCGCCGCTACGGTCCGGTGGCACTGCTGCACTTCGACGCCCACCTCGACACCTGGGACACGTACTTCGACACCCCCGTCACGCACGGCACCCCGTTCCGGCGCGCGGCGGAGGAGGGGCTGTTCGTCCCGGGTCACAGTGCGCACGTCGGCATCCGCGGATCGCTGTACTCGCCCGCCGATCTCGACGACGATGCGGGCATGGGCTTCACGGTCGTGCACTGCGCCGAGTTCGAGCGCACCAGCACCGACGCGGTCATCGAACGGCTGCGCGCACAGGTGGGGGACCGGCCGCTGTACGTGTCGGTCGACATCGACGTCCTCGATCCCGCGCACGCGCCCGCGACCGGAACCCCGGAAGCCGGCGGGATGACGAGCCGGGAGCTGCTCGCGATCCTCCGCGGGCTGGATGGGACCAACCTGGTCGGCGCGGACGTCGTCGAGGTGTCACCGGCCTACGACCACGCCGAGATCACCGGCGTCGCCGCAGCCAACCTCGTCTACGAGTTCGTGTCCCTGCTGGCGCGGGGGGCCGCCCGATGA
- a CDS encoding polysaccharide deacetylase family protein, whose amino-acid sequence MTAPATPVAWPAGKRCAASFSFDVDAESAMLAVDHAHADRMSAISHQAYGPLVGVPRILDILARHAITATFFVPGYTALRYPDVIRRIAGEGHEIAHHGYLHEAMAGLSATQEAAILDRGLEVLERVTGVRPVGYRAPMWELNWHSPMLLHERGFTYDSSLMDADHPYELAVGPAGDASLVEIPIQWALDDWEQYCFVPDFSGTGLIESPVKVAEMWRLEFDGLRSVGGCFVLTNHPFLSGRPSRATALEGLIEYACSLDDTWVTHLGAIAEHVRGLGLPPRSVVRPDPGDF is encoded by the coding sequence ATGACCGCGCCCGCGACGCCCGTCGCGTGGCCGGCAGGCAAGCGCTGCGCGGCGTCGTTCAGTTTCGACGTCGATGCGGAGTCGGCGATGCTCGCCGTCGACCACGCCCACGCCGACCGCATGTCGGCGATCAGCCACCAGGCCTACGGCCCCCTGGTGGGCGTGCCGCGCATCCTCGACATCCTGGCCCGGCACGCGATCACCGCGACGTTCTTCGTGCCGGGCTACACGGCGCTGCGCTACCCCGACGTCATCCGCCGCATCGCCGGCGAAGGCCACGAGATCGCCCACCACGGCTACCTGCACGAGGCGATGGCCGGGTTGTCGGCGACGCAGGAGGCCGCGATCCTCGACCGCGGGCTGGAGGTCCTCGAACGGGTCACCGGCGTGCGCCCGGTCGGGTACCGGGCCCCGATGTGGGAGCTGAACTGGCATTCGCCGATGCTGCTGCACGAGCGCGGGTTCACCTACGACAGCTCGCTCATGGACGCCGACCACCCCTACGAGCTGGCGGTCGGGCCGGCGGGCGACGCGTCGCTCGTCGAGATCCCCATCCAGTGGGCGCTCGACGACTGGGAGCAGTACTGCTTCGTGCCGGACTTCAGCGGGACGGGGTTGATCGAGAGTCCGGTCAAGGTCGCCGAGATGTGGCGGCTCGAGTTCGACGGGCTGCGCTCGGTCGGCGGCTGCTTCGTGCTGACCAACCACCCGTTCCTGTCCGGGCGCCCGTCGCGGGCGACGGCGCTCGAAGGGCTCATCGAGTATGCGTGCTCGCTCGACGACACCTGGGTGACGCACCTCGGCGCGATCGCCGAGCACGTCCGCGGCCTCGGTCTGCCGCCACGGTCGGTGGTGCGGCCGGACCCGGGCGACTTCTAG